The following are encoded together in the Longimicrobium sp. genome:
- a CDS encoding FAD-binding oxidoreductase, producing MIPSSVQRLSGWGRHPVETCRVYRPEKTSELGEVLAVRPEGGVVSRGLGRAYGDAALNGGGAVVSHLRLGRMLAFDQASGVLEAEGGASFADVVDAFLPRGWFLPVTPGTKHVTLGGAIACDVHGKNHHRDGTIAAFVESFRLLTPARGVLTCSRAENAELFWATLGGMGLTGAVLSARLRLLPVESAWVAVDHARTADLDCALERFADDAGYRYSVAWVDCLARGRRLGRGVLMRGDHAPASRVSGDPFARRREGRLGVPLDAPSFALNRFTVGAFNRLYHALHRDRAGVLVPLEKFFYPLDGVRGWNRLYGRRGFVQHQSVVPPDRADALARLLERVAKAGRASFLAVLKRFGPANQGLLSFPRDGYTLALDFPVAPGLAELLRDLDRIVLDAGGRVYLAKDAALDRAAFAAMYPDAERFRAVKACVDPDGVLSSSLARRVGLADG from the coding sequence ATGATCCCCTCCAGCGTGCAGCGCCTCTCCGGATGGGGACGCCACCCGGTCGAGACGTGCCGCGTCTACCGCCCGGAGAAGACGTCGGAGCTGGGCGAGGTGCTCGCGGTCCGGCCCGAGGGCGGCGTGGTCTCGCGCGGGCTGGGGCGCGCGTACGGCGACGCGGCGCTCAACGGCGGCGGCGCGGTGGTCTCGCACCTGCGGCTGGGCCGCATGCTCGCCTTCGATCAGGCGTCGGGGGTGCTGGAGGCGGAGGGGGGCGCCAGCTTCGCCGACGTGGTGGACGCCTTCCTCCCCCGCGGCTGGTTCCTCCCCGTCACCCCGGGGACGAAGCACGTCACGCTGGGCGGCGCCATCGCCTGCGATGTGCACGGCAAGAACCACCACCGCGACGGCACGATCGCCGCCTTCGTCGAGAGCTTCCGGCTGCTCACCCCGGCGCGCGGGGTCCTCACCTGCTCGCGCGCGGAGAACGCCGAGCTCTTCTGGGCCACCCTCGGCGGGATGGGGCTCACCGGCGCGGTGCTGAGTGCGCGGCTCCGCCTCCTCCCCGTCGAGTCCGCCTGGGTGGCGGTGGACCACGCGCGCACGGCCGACCTGGACTGCGCCCTGGAGCGCTTCGCCGACGACGCGGGCTACCGCTACTCCGTCGCCTGGGTCGACTGCCTGGCGCGGGGGAGGCGGCTCGGGCGCGGCGTGCTGATGCGGGGCGACCACGCGCCCGCCTCGCGCGTCTCCGGCGACCCGTTCGCGCGCCGGCGGGAGGGGCGCCTGGGGGTCCCGCTCGACGCGCCGTCGTTCGCGCTCAACCGCTTCACCGTGGGCGCCTTCAACCGGCTCTACCACGCGCTGCACCGCGACCGCGCGGGCGTGCTGGTCCCGCTGGAGAAGTTCTTCTATCCGCTGGACGGGGTGCGCGGGTGGAACCGCCTCTACGGCCGGCGCGGCTTCGTGCAGCACCAGTCGGTGGTGCCGCCCGACCGCGCGGACGCGCTGGCGCGGCTCCTGGAACGCGTGGCGAAGGCGGGGCGCGCCTCGTTCCTGGCCGTGCTCAAGCGCTTCGGCCCGGCGAACCAGGGGCTGCTCTCGTTCCCCCGCGACGGCTACACGCTCGCGCTCGACTTCCCCGTCGCCCCGGGACTGGCGGAGCTGCTGCGCGACCTCGACCGGATCGTGCTGGACGCAGGCGGGCGCGTCTACCTGGCGAAGGACGCCGCGCTCGACCGCGCCGCCTTCGCCGCGATGTACCCGGACGCGGAGCGCTTCCGCGCGGTGAAGGCGTGCGTGGACCCCGACGGCGTCCTCTCCTCGTCGCTCGCGCGGCGGGTGGGGCTGGCCGATGGCTGA
- a CDS encoding decaprenyl-phosphate phosphoribosyltransferase, giving the protein MPQALDRQTAPPLDTARGIDPRRPGTGRALARLLRPRQWIKNGFVLAPAVFAGVYLERDSVLRALAATALFCVAASAVYVFNDLMDVETDRLHPVKRDTRPLASGALPVSTARAILAGLVVALALGVLAFPAVAPALAGYVALNAAYTLRLKHVAVVDLFCIASGFVLRIYAGARAVDVPLSAWMLITTLALALYLAAVKRRQELATSGPEARRVLGAYTVGLLDGYAQTAASASIVFYSLYVIDVRPELAITVPFVLLGIFRYSYLVQARSLGESPTEALWTDAPLILTVLGWAGLCVWALWPGR; this is encoded by the coding sequence ATGCCCCAGGCTCTCGACCGGCAGACGGCTCCCCCCCTGGACACGGCGCGCGGCATCGACCCGCGGCGGCCGGGGACGGGGCGCGCGCTGGCGCGGCTGCTCCGGCCGCGGCAGTGGATCAAGAACGGCTTCGTGCTGGCGCCCGCCGTCTTCGCGGGGGTCTACCTGGAGCGCGACTCCGTGCTGCGCGCCCTGGCCGCCACGGCGCTGTTCTGCGTCGCCGCGTCGGCCGTGTACGTCTTCAACGACCTGATGGACGTCGAGACCGACCGTCTCCACCCGGTGAAGCGCGACACGCGCCCCCTGGCCTCGGGCGCGCTGCCCGTCTCCACCGCGCGGGCGATCCTGGCGGGGCTCGTCGTCGCGCTCGCGCTGGGGGTGCTGGCCTTCCCGGCGGTGGCGCCGGCGCTGGCGGGGTACGTGGCGCTCAACGCGGCGTACACGCTCCGGCTCAAGCACGTGGCGGTGGTGGACCTGTTCTGCATCGCCAGCGGGTTCGTGCTGCGCATCTACGCCGGCGCGCGCGCGGTGGACGTGCCGCTCTCGGCGTGGATGCTCATCACCACGCTGGCGCTGGCGCTGTACCTGGCGGCGGTCAAGCGGCGGCAGGAGCTGGCCACCAGCGGCCCCGAGGCGCGCCGCGTGCTGGGCGCCTACACGGTGGGCCTGCTCGACGGCTACGCGCAGACGGCGGCCAGCGCCTCCATCGTCTTCTACAGCCTGTACGTGATCGATGTCCGCCCCGAGCTGGCCATCACCGTCCCGTTCGTGCTGCTGGGGATCTTCCGCTACTCGTACCTGGTGCAGGCGCGCAGCCTGGGCGAGAGCCCCACCGAGGCGCTCTGGACCGACGCGCCGCTGATCCTCACCGTGCTGGGGTGGGCCGGCCTCTGCGTCTGGGCGCTGTGGCCGGGGCGGTGA
- a CDS encoding glycosyltransferase, whose protein sequence is MTRRLKVLHVGKFYPPHPGGMETHLELLCRRLARHADVEVVVSSDGRRTTIEERGGVRVTRVGTVATLAAASFNPGMARAIRRARADVVHFHHPNPTGVLSYLASGRRGPLVVTYHSDIVRQKVLGAVLAPLIDRFLARASAILATSPGYLATSPVLRRHAARTRVVPFGIDAEEMRDVDPGEVAAVRARHGERIVFAAGRLVYYKGFEHLVRAMRAVDAHLLIAGDGPLRRALEREAEEAGVRNRVTLLGAVPDLRPYYHAADVFALPSVARSEAYGIVQMEAMACGVPVVNTALDTGVPFVSPDGVTGLTVPPADAEALAAALTRLLDDPALRARLGAAGRARVEGELSAERMVERTLEVYRECVSA, encoded by the coding sequence ATGACGCGGCGGCTCAAGGTCCTCCACGTCGGCAAGTTCTACCCGCCGCACCCGGGCGGGATGGAGACGCACCTGGAGCTGCTCTGCCGCCGCCTGGCGCGCCACGCCGACGTCGAGGTGGTGGTGAGCAGCGACGGCCGCCGCACGACCATCGAGGAGCGGGGCGGCGTGCGCGTCACCCGGGTCGGCACGGTGGCCACGCTCGCCGCGGCGTCGTTCAACCCGGGGATGGCGCGCGCCATCCGCCGCGCCCGCGCCGACGTGGTCCACTTCCACCACCCGAACCCCACCGGCGTCCTCTCGTATCTCGCCTCCGGCCGGCGCGGTCCGCTGGTGGTCACCTACCACAGCGACATCGTCCGGCAGAAGGTGCTGGGCGCCGTCCTCGCCCCGCTGATCGACCGCTTCCTCGCCCGCGCGAGCGCCATCCTGGCCACCTCGCCCGGGTACCTGGCGACCTCGCCCGTCCTGCGGCGCCACGCCGCGCGCACCCGCGTCGTTCCCTTCGGCATCGACGCGGAGGAGATGCGGGACGTCGATCCGGGCGAAGTCGCCGCCGTCCGTGCGCGCCACGGGGAGCGGATCGTGTTCGCGGCGGGGCGGCTGGTCTACTACAAGGGCTTCGAGCACCTGGTGCGGGCGATGCGCGCCGTCGACGCGCACCTGCTGATCGCCGGGGACGGGCCGCTGCGGCGGGCGCTGGAGCGGGAGGCCGAGGAGGCAGGGGTGAGGAACCGGGTGACGCTGCTCGGGGCCGTCCCCGACCTGCGGCCGTACTACCACGCGGCGGACGTCTTCGCGCTCCCCTCCGTCGCCCGCAGCGAGGCGTACGGGATCGTGCAGATGGAGGCGATGGCCTGCGGCGTCCCCGTGGTCAACACCGCGCTCGACACCGGCGTCCCCTTCGTCTCCCCCGACGGCGTCACCGGCCTCACCGTCCCCCCCGCGGACGCGGAAGCGCTCGCCGCCGCCCTCACCCGCCTGCTGGACGACCCCGCCCTGCGCGCCCGCCTCGGCGCCGCCGGCCGCGCCCGCGTGGAAGGCGAGCTGAGCGCGGAGCGGATGGTGGAGCGGACGCTGGAGGTGTACCGGGAGTGCGTGAGTGCGTGA
- a CDS encoding glycosyltransferase family 1 protein, protein MFDRFFFSTWIEERAPEAGRGGRPPWVESDEEEADVGEREERGAALGSLLGRIVRGGQAVEEEKSRVVEEVEALLARGQTPIRLGIVCDYLDEGWPSMDLAAEMLLEALETFAAPEFRVTLLRPPMPRVARRLSGGKLAKNADRYLGRYLAYPQWLRGHVGRFDLFHVVDHSYAHLVHELPAGRTVVTCHDLDAYRSVLEPEDEPRPRWFRETMGSVLTGLQAAAHVVCDSASVRDQLLGRGILPAHRVSTVPLPVHPDFAPDPDPIADPEAAKLLGPKSDDTVDLLHVGMNVPRKRIDFLLHVFAEVRRAHPRTRLVRAGGPLTPPQREQARELGVLDAVVELPFLERPVLAAVYRRAVVVLAPSGREGFGLPLVEALACGTPVVASDLPVFREVGGEAVVYRDPLNAAAWVDAVDELLWDRRDRRQWRGRREAALERAAEFGLEAYARGMVAVYRRVLGRGEE, encoded by the coding sequence ATGTTCGACCGATTCTTCTTCAGCACGTGGATCGAGGAGCGGGCGCCGGAGGCCGGGCGCGGCGGCCGGCCCCCCTGGGTGGAGTCCGACGAAGAGGAGGCGGACGTCGGGGAGCGGGAGGAGCGCGGCGCGGCGCTCGGCTCGCTGCTGGGGCGCATCGTCCGCGGGGGCCAGGCGGTGGAGGAGGAGAAGAGCCGCGTGGTGGAGGAGGTCGAGGCGCTGCTGGCCCGCGGGCAGACGCCGATCCGGCTGGGGATCGTCTGCGACTACCTGGACGAGGGGTGGCCCAGCATGGACCTGGCGGCGGAGATGCTGCTGGAGGCGCTGGAGACCTTCGCCGCCCCCGAGTTCCGCGTGACGCTGCTGCGCCCGCCGATGCCGCGCGTGGCCCGCCGCCTGAGCGGGGGGAAGCTGGCGAAGAACGCGGACCGCTACCTGGGGCGCTACCTGGCCTACCCGCAGTGGCTGCGGGGGCACGTGGGGCGCTTCGACCTCTTCCACGTGGTCGACCACAGCTACGCGCACCTGGTGCACGAGCTCCCCGCCGGCCGCACGGTGGTCACCTGCCACGACCTGGACGCCTACCGCTCGGTGCTGGAGCCCGAGGACGAGCCGCGCCCGCGCTGGTTCCGCGAGACGATGGGGAGCGTGCTCACGGGTCTGCAGGCCGCCGCCCACGTGGTCTGCGACTCCGCGAGCGTGCGCGACCAGCTGCTCGGGCGCGGCATCCTCCCCGCGCACCGGGTGAGCACGGTCCCCCTCCCCGTGCACCCCGACTTCGCGCCCGACCCCGACCCGATCGCCGACCCGGAAGCCGCGAAGCTGCTGGGGCCGAAGAGCGACGACACCGTCGACCTGCTGCACGTGGGGATGAACGTGCCGCGCAAGCGGATCGACTTCCTCCTGCACGTCTTCGCCGAGGTGCGGAGGGCGCACCCGCGGACGCGGCTGGTGCGCGCGGGCGGGCCGCTCACGCCCCCGCAGCGCGAGCAGGCGCGGGAGCTGGGGGTGCTGGACGCGGTGGTCGAGCTGCCGTTCCTGGAGCGCCCCGTCCTGGCCGCCGTCTACCGGCGCGCGGTGGTGGTGCTCGCCCCCTCCGGGCGCGAGGGGTTCGGGCTGCCGCTGGTGGAGGCGCTGGCGTGCGGCACGCCCGTGGTGGCCAGCGACCTCCCCGTCTTCCGCGAGGTGGGCGGCGAGGCCGTGGTCTACCGCGATCCGCTGAACGCCGCCGCCTGGGTGGACGCCGTCGACGAGCTGCTCTGGGACCGCAGGGACCGCCGCCAGTGGCGCGGCCGGCGCGAGGCCGCGCTGGAGCGGGCCGCGGAGTTCGGGCTGGAGGCGTACGCTCGCGGGATGGTGGCCGTGTACCGCCGCGTGCTCGGGCGGGGAGAGGAGTGA
- a CDS encoding class I SAM-dependent methyltransferase: MSGDARLREGAYARKQLFGGIGLLRWSHGSRFRVARELAAPYAGRRLLDYGCGDGTFLATVRDLFPEAVGAEVDPGLVADAAARFAGERGISFVHVDALAAEPAGGFGAAVCMEVLEHCTAEAADRVIAGLRRLVSPDGVVIVSVPVETGPALAVKQLARALAARRGVEGYVERETYAPGEMLRMLFAGEEAAVARPVYRSRFADGRPNEYHGHKGFNWRALRRRLRADFEVRRTLFSPVPALGPLLNSQAWFVCTPR, encoded by the coding sequence ATGAGCGGCGACGCCCGCCTGCGCGAGGGGGCCTACGCGCGCAAGCAGCTCTTCGGGGGGATCGGGCTGCTGCGCTGGAGCCACGGGAGCCGCTTCCGCGTGGCCCGCGAGCTGGCGGCGCCGTACGCGGGCCGCCGCCTGCTCGACTACGGCTGCGGCGACGGGACCTTCCTGGCCACCGTGCGCGACCTCTTCCCCGAAGCCGTCGGCGCGGAGGTCGACCCCGGGCTGGTGGCCGACGCGGCGGCTCGCTTCGCGGGCGAGCGGGGGATATCGTTCGTGCACGTGGACGCGCTCGCCGCCGAGCCGGCGGGCGGCTTCGGCGCGGCGGTGTGCATGGAGGTGCTGGAGCACTGCACGGCCGAAGCGGCGGACCGGGTCATCGCCGGGCTGCGGCGGCTGGTCTCTCCCGACGGCGTGGTGATCGTGAGCGTCCCCGTGGAGACCGGCCCCGCGCTGGCGGTGAAGCAGCTCGCCCGCGCGCTGGCCGCCCGCCGCGGGGTGGAGGGCTACGTCGAGCGCGAGACGTACGCGCCGGGCGAGATGCTGCGGATGCTCTTCGCGGGGGAGGAGGCGGCGGTGGCGCGCCCCGTCTACCGCTCGCGCTTCGCGGACGGGCGGCCGAACGAGTACCACGGCCACAAGGGCTTCAACTGGCGCGCCCTGCGCCGCCGCCTCCGCGCGGACTTCGAGGTGCGCCGGACGCTCTTCTCCCCCGTCCCCGCGCTGGGTCCGCTGCTGAACAGCCAGGCCTGGTTCGTCTGCACTCCGAGATGA
- a CDS encoding glycosyltransferase, which produces MTVPPLPAARPVTVGVATRDRVDSLARCLASLRAHEPLVAEAIVVDDGSAEPVEPRLRAVLGDDAPRPLRFIRHEASLSLAASRNRIAREAKTPWVLNLDDDAHLLPGDGVRRAVAVLEGDPEVAAVAFAQAGASGEPWPAEVQPARVDYPCYVPTFIGFGHLLRREAFLAAGGFREQLGIHGEEKELALRLLDAGWRIVYLPDARVAHLADAAGRDRRRYLHLTVRNDVLNGLYNEPFPLVVAGLAARLRRYFPIREGWNVDDPGGFRRLLAALARDLPGAWRQRRPVRWSTLARWRRMTRSAPEPYRGPSPAAGG; this is translated from the coding sequence ATGACGGTGCCGCCGCTCCCGGCCGCGCGCCCGGTCACCGTCGGCGTGGCGACGAGGGACCGCGTCGATTCCCTCGCCCGCTGCCTCGCCTCGCTGCGGGCGCACGAGCCGCTCGTCGCCGAAGCGATCGTGGTCGACGACGGGTCGGCGGAGCCCGTCGAGCCCCGCCTCCGTGCCGTGCTGGGAGACGACGCGCCGCGGCCGCTGCGGTTCATCCGGCACGAGGCCAGCCTGAGCCTGGCCGCCAGCCGCAACCGCATCGCCCGCGAGGCGAAGACGCCGTGGGTGCTGAACCTGGACGACGACGCCCACCTCCTCCCGGGCGACGGCGTGCGCCGGGCGGTCGCGGTGCTGGAGGGCGACCCCGAGGTGGCGGCGGTCGCGTTCGCGCAGGCGGGCGCGTCGGGCGAGCCCTGGCCGGCCGAGGTGCAGCCCGCGCGGGTGGACTACCCGTGCTACGTCCCCACCTTCATCGGCTTCGGGCACCTGCTCAGGCGCGAGGCGTTCCTGGCCGCCGGCGGCTTCCGCGAGCAGCTCGGCATCCACGGCGAGGAGAAGGAGCTGGCGCTCAGGCTGCTGGACGCGGGGTGGCGCATCGTCTACCTCCCCGACGCGCGCGTGGCGCACCTGGCCGACGCGGCCGGGCGCGACCGGCGGCGCTACCTGCACCTGACCGTGCGCAACGACGTGCTGAACGGCCTCTACAACGAACCGTTCCCCCTGGTGGTGGCGGGGCTCGCCGCGCGGCTCCGGCGCTACTTCCCGATCCGGGAGGGGTGGAACGTCGACGACCCCGGCGGGTTCCGGCGCCTGCTCGCCGCGCTGGCGCGCGACCTCCCCGGGGCGTGGCGGCAGCGGCGGCCGGTGCGCTGGTCCACGCTCGCCCGCTGGCGGCGGATGACGCGCTCGGCCCCCGAGCCGTACCGCGGCCCCTCGCCCGCGGCCGGCGGATGA
- a CDS encoding SDR family oxidoreductase produces MAEARGSVLVVGATSGVARALAAELARGGRPLVLAARDVDEARAVALDVALRFGVRARAVELDALAFDTHPRVLGDVLREEGHALEGAVIAVGYLGDQERAKTDFAEARLVLDTNLTACVSLLTVLAGHFERRGGGFLAVVSSVAGERGRQSNYVYGAAKGGLTVYLQGLRNRLHPAGVRVVTVVPGFVDTRMTFGKPGTFLVAPPEKVARGIRRAVEGGRDVVYLPGFWRPVMFAIRSIPEWLFKRMKL; encoded by the coding sequence ATGGCTGAGGCCCGGGGGAGCGTCCTGGTCGTCGGCGCCACCTCGGGCGTGGCGCGGGCGCTGGCGGCCGAGCTGGCGCGCGGGGGCCGCCCGCTCGTCCTCGCCGCGCGCGACGTCGACGAGGCGCGGGCGGTGGCGTTGGACGTGGCGCTGCGCTTCGGGGTGCGCGCGCGGGCGGTGGAGCTGGACGCGCTCGCCTTCGACACGCACCCCCGCGTCCTCGGCGACGTGCTGCGCGAGGAGGGGCACGCGCTGGAGGGCGCCGTGATCGCCGTCGGCTACCTGGGCGACCAGGAGCGCGCGAAGACGGACTTCGCCGAGGCGCGGCTCGTCCTCGACACCAACCTCACCGCGTGCGTGTCGCTGCTGACGGTGCTGGCCGGGCACTTCGAGCGGCGCGGCGGGGGGTTCCTGGCGGTGGTCTCGTCGGTGGCGGGCGAGCGCGGGCGGCAGAGCAACTACGTCTACGGCGCGGCCAAGGGCGGGCTCACGGTCTACCTGCAGGGCCTGCGCAACCGGCTGCACCCCGCCGGCGTGCGCGTGGTGACGGTCGTCCCCGGCTTCGTGGACACGCGGATGACCTTCGGCAAGCCGGGCACCTTCCTGGTGGCGCCGCCGGAGAAGGTGGCGCGCGGCATCCGCCGGGCCGTGGAGGGCGGGCGCGACGTGGTGTACCTCCCCGGCTTCTGGCGCCCCGTGATGTTCGCCATCCGCTCCATCCCCGAGTGGCTGTTCAAGCGGATGAAGCTGTAG
- a CDS encoding class I SAM-dependent methyltransferase: MTLPRGVRPWLEAGRRRFPRAYWRARTVVSLAEWYAQRLRERFASEDATAYGGGFWEQHQAGDWDGFARAILRRFPARSVLDVGCGDGKLLAAMLRADPSLTVLGVESSPAALAMAAARGVPVRELDLVRLRRRAVASAVPGDFALATSLEVAEHVPAWHSGKLLRLLARSPVVVFSAAQPNQGGTLHVNERPVEHWVRRFGRLGFAVAPENAAFRRDVAALDLPPWYAANVNAFVRR; encoded by the coding sequence GTGACGCTGCCGCGCGGGGTCCGGCCGTGGCTCGAGGCCGGCAGGCGGCGCTTCCCGCGCGCGTACTGGCGCGCGCGGACGGTCGTCTCGCTGGCCGAGTGGTACGCGCAGCGGCTGCGCGAGCGCTTCGCGTCCGAGGACGCGACCGCGTACGGCGGCGGCTTCTGGGAGCAGCACCAGGCGGGGGATTGGGACGGCTTCGCGCGCGCCATCCTCCGCCGCTTCCCCGCCCGTTCGGTGCTGGACGTCGGCTGCGGCGACGGCAAGCTGCTCGCCGCGATGCTGCGGGCGGACCCGTCGCTCACGGTCCTGGGGGTGGAGTCGTCGCCCGCGGCCCTCGCGATGGCGGCCGCCCGCGGCGTGCCGGTGAGGGAGCTCGACCTGGTGCGGCTGCGGCGGCGGGCGGTCGCGTCCGCGGTCCCGGGCGACTTCGCTCTCGCCACGAGCCTCGAGGTCGCCGAGCACGTGCCGGCGTGGCACTCGGGGAAGCTCTTGCGGCTGCTGGCGCGCTCGCCCGTGGTCGTCTTCTCGGCCGCGCAGCCCAACCAGGGCGGCACGCTCCACGTCAACGAGCGGCCGGTGGAGCACTGGGTGCGCCGCTTCGGCCGCCTGGGCTTCGCGGTGGCCCCGGAGAACGCCGCCTTCCGCCGCGACGTGGCGGCCCTGGACCTGCCGCCGTGGTACGCGGCGAACGTCAATGCCTTCGTGCGGCGATGA
- a CDS encoding glycosyltransferase family 4 protein, translating to MSRPLRLLTVGHSYVVGANRRLAHEMAAAGAGEWEVTAVAPQRFPGDLRKVALEPVEGERCRVEAVPVHLARRVHVMRYGRRLREIVREGWDVVHCWEEPYVLAASQVAALAPESAALVFATFQNLPKRYPWPFSRLERRAMRRADGWIAFGKTVEETLRDRPGYRDLPHRVIPPGVDAERFRPDPEARRRVREALKWTEDGPPVVGFLGRFVPEKGLATLMDALEECRRPWRALLVGGGPLEKDAATFRAARMDRVRIVTGVPHDQVPAYLGAMDVLCAPSETTPRWREQFGRMLTEAMACGVPVIGSDSGEIPHVIGDAGVVVPERDPEALSRAIDALAADPERRAELSRRGLERARAGFALPAVARRHLDFFAEVLQGKREKR from the coding sequence ATGAGCCGGCCGCTCAGGCTGCTCACCGTCGGCCACTCGTACGTCGTCGGCGCCAACCGGCGGCTGGCGCACGAGATGGCCGCCGCCGGGGCGGGGGAGTGGGAGGTGACCGCCGTCGCCCCCCAGCGCTTCCCCGGCGACCTGCGCAAGGTCGCGCTGGAGCCGGTGGAAGGCGAGCGCTGCCGGGTGGAGGCCGTCCCCGTCCACCTCGCGCGCCGGGTGCACGTGATGCGCTACGGCCGCCGGCTGCGCGAGATCGTGCGCGAGGGGTGGGACGTGGTGCACTGCTGGGAGGAGCCGTACGTGCTGGCCGCCTCGCAGGTCGCCGCGCTGGCGCCGGAGTCCGCCGCGCTCGTCTTCGCCACCTTCCAGAACCTCCCGAAGCGCTACCCCTGGCCGTTCTCGCGGCTGGAGCGGCGGGCGATGCGCCGCGCGGACGGGTGGATCGCCTTCGGGAAGACGGTGGAGGAGACGCTGCGGGACCGGCCCGGCTACCGCGACCTCCCTCACCGGGTGATCCCGCCCGGTGTGGACGCGGAGCGCTTCCGCCCGGACCCAGAGGCGAGGCGCCGCGTCCGCGAAGCGCTGAAGTGGACGGAGGATGGACCGCCCGTCGTCGGCTTCCTCGGCCGCTTCGTGCCGGAGAAAGGGCTGGCAACGCTGATGGACGCGCTGGAGGAGTGCCGGCGGCCGTGGCGCGCGCTGCTGGTGGGCGGTGGGCCGCTGGAGAAGGACGCGGCGACGTTCCGGGCGGCACGGATGGACCGGGTGCGGATCGTGACCGGCGTGCCGCACGACCAGGTGCCGGCGTACCTGGGCGCGATGGACGTCCTCTGCGCGCCCAGCGAGACCACGCCGCGCTGGCGCGAGCAGTTCGGGCGCATGCTGACGGAGGCGATGGCGTGCGGCGTCCCCGTGATCGGCAGCGACAGCGGCGAGATCCCGCACGTGATCGGCGACGCGGGCGTGGTCGTCCCCGAGCGCGACCCCGAGGCGCTCTCCCGCGCCATCGACGCCCTGGCGGCCGACCCGGAGCGCCGGGCGGAGCTGTCGCGCCGGGGCCTGGAGCGCGCCCGCGCCGGGTTCGCGCTCCCCGCCGTCGCCCGCCGCCACCTCGACTTCTTCGCCGAAGTGCTTCAAGGGAAGCGCGAAAAACGATGA